ATGCGGCTCAAGACACACCCGAGCCCCTCCTGGCACGTGCCGTTCGTCGAGGAGGTGATCCCGGTGGTTCGCGAGAACCCGCTGGAGCGTCAGCTGGACAATTTTCTGGATGTGATCCTGGGCGTCGCGGACCCCGTCGTGACCGCCTTCGACGGCGCGCAGAACGTGAGGGTGGTCGAGGCCATCCGCCGTTCGGCGGAGACGAAATCCCTGATCGAGTTCGAGAGCTAGCGACGTGGAAATGTCACGCTCAAAAGGCCAGTTCGACGATGGATAGGGTTCTTCTCCTCGACACCAACGTGTCCTCGGCGCCCATCCACCGATACCTGGTCGACGCGGGCTTCGAGGTCCATGTCGCCGGGCGAAATCCAGGCGACTTCCTCGCCAAGGTGAGCCCGAACTACGTCAATCTCGACTATTCCGACGTCGAGGCGACCTTGGCGCTCGTCGAGCGGATGGAGGTGAAATACCTGATCCCTGGGTGCAACGACCTTTCCTACGACACCTGCGCCGCCATCAGCGCGCGGCGACCGTTTCCGGGCATCGACCCGGTGGAGGTCGTCCACACCCTGGGCAACAAGCAGGCGTTCCGTCGCTACGCCGCGCTGCACGACATTCCCGCCCCGCGCCAGATCGCCGAGGCGGACGCGGTCGCCGGCCGGTCGATCATCGTCAAGCCCGTGGACTCCTATAGCGGCCGTGGCGTCACGGCCCTGAACGCGCCGACGACGGACGAGATCGACACCGCGCTGGCCTTGGCGAAATCATTCTCCGCGACCGGCGCCTGCCTCATCGAAGAGTTCGTCGAAGGTCAGCTCTACAGCCACACCGCCTTCCTCGGCGAGGACGGCGTGGTCGCCGACTTCATCGTGGAGGAGCACGGGTCCATCAATCCGTTCGCTGTCGACACCAGCTGCCTGGTCCCCGACTTCGACCCGACGATGCTCGGCAAGGTCAGGGCGTCGATCGAACAGATCGCCCGCGACCTAAAGCTGACCTCGGGCCTGATCCACACCCAGTTCATTTCCGACGGCGACCGGTTCTGGCTCATCGAGATCACCCGACGTTGCCCCGGCGACCTCTACAGCCTGCTGATTTCGCTTTCGACCGGCTTCGACTACGCGGAAAACTACGTCCGACCGTTCCTCGGCAAGCCTTTCAAGGACAGCGATCGACGTCAGAGCGCGATCCTGCGGCACACCATTACCCTGCGGGAAGCGCAGACGTTCGGATCGCTCCAGTTCCACCGGCCCATCCATATCGAAAAGTTCTTCCCGCAGTCGCTCGCCGGTGACCGGGTCGCGGTGTCTCCGTTCGCCCGTATCGGGATCCTCTTCGCCCGGACCGAGCCCGGCGCGGCGCTCGACGCGCTGATGAGCGCCACCTTGCGCGGCGAACTCTACTCGGTTCTCAGCTAGGGTAGGAGGAGCGATGACCAGCCAAGATTTCAGAGTCGCGGTGAACGCCGCGATCGACGCGCCGGCCGCCAACCAGGCGTTGGCCGAGGAACTGCTGTCGGGCGCGTCCAAGCGTCCGTGCTTCGTCATCGGGCGCAACGAACAGGCTTCGGACCTGATCGGCAAAATCAGGCTGGACGGTCTCGTGGACGATTTCGCCGAGCCGGGCTCGACCTGGCGCGGGCTTGCGACCACCTCCACCGCCCAGCTTCCCGCCGAAGCCGTCGTGGTCAACTGCTCGACCTCGATCAGCCCCGTCGCCGTCGAGCAAAGGATCAGGGCCGCCGGGATCGAGTCGATCGTCTCGATCCATGAGCTCATTCACGCGGCGGCGGGCGCGATCGACCGGCCGCAGTTCGTCCAGGACCAGCGCCGCGATTGGGAAGTGTTCGAGGCGGAATGGGGCGACATCTTCGCGAGCCTGGAGGACGAGCCGTCCCGGCGAACCCTGCTGGACCTCGTCCGCTACCGCCTGACAGCGAACGTCCAGTTCATGCAGGACTATGCTGTCCGTGTGAAGGACCAGTACTTCGAGCCGTTCCTCGATCTGCGCTCCGAAGTCTTCGTGGACGCGGGCGGCTTCGACGGCGACACGACCGAGGAGTTCTGTCGCCGGTATCCTGACTACCGCAAAGTGCATCTGTTCGAGCCGTCGCAACACAATATGCGCGCGGCGAAGGTCAGGCTCGCGGCCTATCGCGACATCATCTTCCATCCGGAAGGACTTTCCGACCAAGTCGGCAGCGTGACCTTCGACGTCGAATCCGGATCGGCCTCCGCCGTCACCTCGGGCGTGGGGGAGGAGGTTCAGATGACCACTCTGGACCTGGCCATCGCCGAGCCCGTGAGCCTGATCAAGATGGATCTCGAGGGATGGGAGCTGACCGCTCTGGCTGGATGCGAGCGGCATATCCGCGACGATCGTCCCAAACTGGCCATCGCCGTCTATCACCGCGCCAGTGACTTCCGCACCGTGTGGCGATACGCCCGCTCCATCCACCCAGACTACAAGGTGTATCTGCGACACTACACCCAGGGCTGGTCGGAAACCGTGATGTTCTTCGTCTGACGGCGTAGCTCCGCCCAGGCCAATCTTCGATCGGAGTCACCATGAATCTCGAGCCCTCGGCGTCGACCCCCAGCCTCATCGAGAGCCCCGCTGAGTTGCTCGAGCGCTTCGAGTCCCACGCGCCTGGGCTGGTCCAGATCAAGCCCAAGGTCGTCTTCATGAAGATCGAAGCCAGCGATCCCGCGCCCGTTTCGATGAAGATCAACGTGCCCTCGAGCGGCATCGGCAGCGTCACCCTGCTCGAAGCCTCGGCGCTCGTGTCGCTGGTCAAGCTCGTCAAGCCGCGCAAGATCTTCGAGTTCGGGACCTTCCTAGGTTATTCCACGTCTCTGCTCGTCGAAAATTCAGCCGACGACTGCGCCGTCTATTCGCTCGATCTCGGCGACAGCCACGTGAGCGACAAGCCGCTGGCGGCCTTCGCCGAGGCGGACCTGCGGAGCGACGGCGACATCAACGACGAATATCTGAGAGGCGCCCAGGGCGCGCGCGGCCCTCACTACACGACCGCCCTGTCGGCCGCCGATCGGTCCAGGCTGTCCTTGCTCCAACAGGACAGCCGCAAGTTCGATCCGGCGGACCATGGCCTGGAAGGCTCCGTCGACCTGGTGTTCGTCGACGGCGGCCATGACACCGAAATCGTGACGATCGACACCGCCAACGCCCGCAAGATGGTCGGCGACAGCGGGGTCATTGTCTTTCACGACTTCAATTCGAACATCCACAGCGACGTGACGACCTTCGTGAACGGGCTGGCGAAGCACGAGGCCATCGTCTGCATCCAGCACACGATGTTGGCGATCCTGCTGGTCGGGCAGGCTGGCCGCGATTTCCTGAAGATCGGCGCCTAGCCCCTATGGCCGACGGCGACAGCGAGATCGGCGCGCGAAAGCTTCTTGATCGGGAGGCCTATCGCAAGCTGCTTGCCCGGCGGGACGGGCTGGCGACCATGCTTCTGCTGGCCAGGGCGGCCTTCCACGTCACGCTCCTGGCCTGCGCCAATCTCCTGTTTTCGACGGGCCATCTCGTCGTCGCCGTCCTGCTGCTGATCCCCCATTTCATGGCCTGGTCGTTCCTCGGCTGGGCTGGCGTCGGCCATGAGCTTTTCCACCGCTCGGTCTTCTCCGCGCGGTGGCTGAACCTCGTGCTGTTCCGGCTTTTCTCGATCCTGACCTGGAACAACTACGGCTACTTCGAGGTCACCCATCCGGCGCACCATCGCGGGACGCTTCGGGACGGCGACCTGGAGGCCAACCCGCACGGACGGCTGACGGTCCTTGGGACCCTGGCGCTGTTGACCATCGACGTCGGCGCTCTCTGGCGGCGGCTCCGGATTCTCGTGTTGAACGCGGCTGGCATGGCCCCGGGGGGCGAGGCCGGCAAGGTGTTCGCGCCCGGCAGCGAAGCGTTCACTCAGCTGAAGACCGGCGCGCGCGCGGTTCTGGCGGGGCAGGCGCTGGTGATCCTGACCTGTCTGCTGTTCGGCTCGCCGTTCCTGGCCTTGGCGATTTCGCTCGCGCCCTTTTGCGTGACCTTCCCCAATCGGACCCTGGCGGCGCTGCAGCACTTCAACCTGTCGGCGGACGAGGCCGATGGCGACTATGCGAGCTCAACCCGCACCGTGGTCCTGGACCCGATCATCGGGTTCTTCTACGCGGACATGCACTACCACCTGGAGCACCATCATTTCCCCGCCATCCCGCACTACAACCTGCGTGGGGTGCATGAGGCCTTTCGGCAGGGCGGCAGGCATCGCCACATCGAGCACGGGTACTGGAACGGGGTGAAGATGCTGGCGCGGGAAGGCTTCTTCACGTCCCGAAAGACCTGAGCGGCCGGAAAACCTGATCGGAAAGGGCGCTAGGTCGAAGCCGTCCAACGGGCGAACATCTGGCGGAAGGCGTCCTCCACGATGCGCGTGAAGCCGGCCTCGTCGCGATAGGACGAGGTCTCGAACGCCGGGCGTATCCGCGAGCGCAGGCGGTCGAGCGCCTCGAAATCGGCGGTCAGATCGAGCGCGCGTTCCACATACTGATCCCAATCGTCGGCCACCAGTTCGGGAATGCCAAGGGGCAGCACCGTGCAGGCGCCGCTGCGCGCATAGTAGTTGTCACCCCTGTTCGACAGGACCGGCACGCCGTTGCCCAGCGCATCATGGGTCGTGGCTCCGCCGATGGCCGGCGAGGGGTCGAGGGCCAGGTCGATGTCCCGGAACTGAAGCAGGTAGTCGAGACCCTTGCTCTCGCCCCGGAACTCCAACTGCTCGGGGTTCGCGCCATAGGCCGCGAAGCGCGCCTGTGTCACCCGCTGCAGCACCGGATCGGAGAAGTAGCTGTATTTGAGGACCAGCTTGGCGTCGGGGCGTCCGCGCAGGATTTGCGCCCAGGCCGCGACCGTTATCTCGTTCAGCTTGGCCGGGTTATTGAACGATCCGAAGGTGACATAGCCGTTCTTTAGGGCCGGGGTCGGGGCCGGATCCGGGCGGTTGGCCGCCGGACGACTGGGGCTCATCAGTTCGCCGAGGCTCCAGATTTCCTCGGTGAAGAGCGCCTCCGTCCCCGGAACGGCCATTCCGTCGCAGTGGAACACGTAGTCCATGCAGGCCAGGCCGGTGCTCTGCAGGAAGTTGATCCAGGCCACCTGAACGGGCGCGGGACGCAAGGAGAAGACCGGCAGGCAGCTACCGGCGGTGTGACCCCAGATATCGATCAGGATGTCGATCTTGTCGTCACGGACCATCGCCGCGATCCGCTCGCTTGGAAGGTCGCCGATCTTGCGCAGCTTGCAGGTGGCGGGAAGCTGTCCTTCGGCGTCGGGATCGGCGCAGTACAGGTGGACGTCGACCGCCTCGGGATCGTGCGCCTCGATGACCGGCAAAAGGAACTGGGTCACCTGGTTGCGCGTGAAGGTCGGGCCGATATAGCCGATGCGAAGAGGGCGGTCGGTGTCGCGCGCGTTCGTGAAGGTCACCGTGTGCGGCGCCAGGGGCGGGGCGTAGAGATCGCCCCACTTGCGGGATTCCTCGGCCATGCGCTCCGGGCCGAACCCGGCGATGAACACCGGGGTCAGCAGGAATTCGTGAATGATGGGATTGGCGAAGATGCCAGCCGCGGCGCCGAGGACTTCCACGGCCTCATGCAGACGGCCCTGATGCTGCAACGACAGGCCGTAGCTGACCATGATCTGGGGATCCAGCTTGTCGAAGTCGAGGCTGCGGCCAAGGGCCAGGCTGGCGGGCCCCATCAGCTTCATGCCGTAAGCCCGCAGGCCTATCTCGGCGCAGTAAGTCTTGTCGGTCTGGAAGCGGGCCATGTCGACATCGAGGGCGCGCAGGGCGGCCACCGAATGCAGAAGGCGCGCCTCCTCGAGCGCCGGCGTGGCGGCGTCCCAATCATTGGCGGCGACAAGGGCGCTGT
The window above is part of the Caulobacter soli genome. Proteins encoded here:
- a CDS encoding ATP-grasp domain-containing protein, which produces MDRVLLLDTNVSSAPIHRYLVDAGFEVHVAGRNPGDFLAKVSPNYVNLDYSDVEATLALVERMEVKYLIPGCNDLSYDTCAAISARRPFPGIDPVEVVHTLGNKQAFRRYAALHDIPAPRQIAEADAVAGRSIIVKPVDSYSGRGVTALNAPTTDEIDTALALAKSFSATGACLIEEFVEGQLYSHTAFLGEDGVVADFIVEEHGSINPFAVDTSCLVPDFDPTMLGKVRASIEQIARDLKLTSGLIHTQFISDGDRFWLIEITRRCPGDLYSLLISLSTGFDYAENYVRPFLGKPFKDSDRRQSAILRHTITLREAQTFGSLQFHRPIHIEKFFPQSLAGDRVAVSPFARIGILFARTEPGAALDALMSATLRGELYSVLS
- a CDS encoding fatty acid desaturase, whose product is MADGDSEIGARKLLDREAYRKLLARRDGLATMLLLARAAFHVTLLACANLLFSTGHLVVAVLLLIPHFMAWSFLGWAGVGHELFHRSVFSARWLNLVLFRLFSILTWNNYGYFEVTHPAHHRGTLRDGDLEANPHGRLTVLGTLALLTIDVGALWRRLRILVLNAAGMAPGGEAGKVFAPGSEAFTQLKTGARAVLAGQALVILTCLLFGSPFLALAISLAPFCVTFPNRTLAALQHFNLSADEADGDYASSTRTVVLDPIIGFFYADMHYHLEHHHFPAIPHYNLRGVHEAFRQGGRHRHIEHGYWNGVKMLAREGFFTSRKT
- a CDS encoding FkbM family methyltransferase, whose translation is MTSQDFRVAVNAAIDAPAANQALAEELLSGASKRPCFVIGRNEQASDLIGKIRLDGLVDDFAEPGSTWRGLATTSTAQLPAEAVVVNCSTSISPVAVEQRIRAAGIESIVSIHELIHAAAGAIDRPQFVQDQRRDWEVFEAEWGDIFASLEDEPSRRTLLDLVRYRLTANVQFMQDYAVRVKDQYFEPFLDLRSEVFVDAGGFDGDTTEEFCRRYPDYRKVHLFEPSQHNMRAAKVRLAAYRDIIFHPEGLSDQVGSVTFDVESGSASAVTSGVGEEVQMTTLDLAIAEPVSLIKMDLEGWELTALAGCERHIRDDRPKLAIAVYHRASDFRTVWRYARSIHPDYKVYLRHYTQGWSETVMFFV
- a CDS encoding tetratricopeptide repeat protein, giving the protein MSADLATAPQRHGLADGRARLFGGDPDGAAQAFRAIARAEPANYEARYWLYSALVAANDWDAATPALEEARLLHSVAALRALDVDMARFQTDKTYCAEIGLRAYGMKLMGPASLALGRSLDFDKLDPQIMVSYGLSLQHQGRLHEAVEVLGAAAGIFANPIIHEFLLTPVFIAGFGPERMAEESRKWGDLYAPPLAPHTVTFTNARDTDRPLRIGYIGPTFTRNQVTQFLLPVIEAHDPEAVDVHLYCADPDAEGQLPATCKLRKIGDLPSERIAAMVRDDKIDILIDIWGHTAGSCLPVFSLRPAPVQVAWINFLQSTGLACMDYVFHCDGMAVPGTEALFTEEIWSLGELMSPSRPAANRPDPAPTPALKNGYVTFGSFNNPAKLNEITVAAWAQILRGRPDAKLVLKYSYFSDPVLQRVTQARFAAYGANPEQLEFRGESKGLDYLLQFRDIDLALDPSPAIGGATTHDALGNGVPVLSNRGDNYYARSGACTVLPLGIPELVADDWDQYVERALDLTADFEALDRLRSRIRPAFETSSYRDEAGFTRIVEDAFRQMFARWTAST
- a CDS encoding class I SAM-dependent methyltransferase, with the protein product MNLEPSASTPSLIESPAELLERFESHAPGLVQIKPKVVFMKIEASDPAPVSMKINVPSSGIGSVTLLEASALVSLVKLVKPRKIFEFGTFLGYSTSLLVENSADDCAVYSLDLGDSHVSDKPLAAFAEADLRSDGDINDEYLRGAQGARGPHYTTALSAADRSRLSLLQQDSRKFDPADHGLEGSVDLVFVDGGHDTEIVTIDTANARKMVGDSGVIVFHDFNSNIHSDVTTFVNGLAKHEAIVCIQHTMLAILLVGQAGRDFLKIGA